A stretch of Triticum aestivum cultivar Chinese Spring chromosome 1D, IWGSC CS RefSeq v2.1, whole genome shotgun sequence DNA encodes these proteins:
- the LOC123183211 gene encoding nuclear transcription factor Y subunit B-4 codes for MSEAVGTPESGGAKEQERFLPIANIGRIMRRGVPENGKIAKDAKESIQECVSEFISFITSEASDKCMKEKRKTINGDDLIWSMGTLGFEDYVEPLKLYLKLYREMEGDTSKGSKSEQAGKKEVALNGQPGSSFNGM; via the exons ATGTCGGAGGCGGTGGGCACGCCGGAGAGCGGTGGGGCGAAGGAGCAGGAGCGGTTCCTGCCGATCGCCAACATCGGGCGCATCATGCGGCGCGGCGTGCCGGAGAACGGCAAGATCGCCAAGGACGCCAAGGAGTCCATCCAGGAGTGCGTCTCCGAGTTCATCAGCTTCATTACCAGCGA GGCCAGCGACAAGTGCATGAAGGAGAAGCGCAAGACCATCAACGGCGACGACCTGATCTGGTCCATGGGCACGCTCGGCTTCGAGGACTACGTCGAGCCCCTCAAGCTCTACCTCAAGCTCTACCGGGAG ATGGAG GGTGACACTTCAAAGGGTTCAAAATCTGAGCAGGCAGGAAAGAAAGAGGTTGCACTGAACGGGCAGCCTGGATCATCG TTCAACGGCATGTAG